One stretch of Tenacibaculum sp. MAR_2010_89 DNA includes these proteins:
- a CDS encoding GyrI-like domain-containing protein, whose protein sequence is MMQPRIETLPTKKLVGKSIKMSLAANKTAELWSSFMPERKTIKNTIGSDFFSIQSYEKSLDFKDFNPNTEFTKCAMVETSKFEDIPENMETLILKGGLYAVFIHKGMAKDFPKTSHYIFSHWLPNSDFELDQREHFELLGAKYNPIDENSEEEVWIPIKKRQSLN, encoded by the coding sequence ATGATGCAACCAAGGATAGAAACACTTCCTACAAAAAAACTAGTAGGAAAATCGATAAAAATGTCTTTAGCGGCTAATAAAACTGCTGAATTATGGAGTAGTTTTATGCCTGAAAGAAAAACAATAAAAAACACCATTGGTTCAGATTTTTTTTCAATACAGAGCTATGAAAAATCATTAGATTTTAAGGATTTTAATCCAAATACAGAGTTCACTAAATGTGCTATGGTTGAAACTTCAAAATTTGAAGATATTCCTGAGAATATGGAAACCCTAATTTTAAAAGGTGGACTTTATGCTGTTTTTATACATAAAGGAATGGCTAAAGATTTCCCTAAGACATCTCACTATATTTTTAGTCACTGGTTACCTAATTCTGATTTTGAATTAGACCAGCGAGAACATTTCGAATTATTAGGAGCAAAATACAACCCTATTGATGAAAACTCTGAAGAGGAGGTTTGGATACCTATCAAAAAAAGACAATCATTAAACTAA
- a CDS encoding bifunctional 2-polyprenyl-6-hydroxyphenol methylase/3-demethylubiquinol 3-O-methyltransferase UbiG has protein sequence MALLIKYMFFFSTEVTSSKISSDSPLYQRTKKAYELIKNDVFGSLLEIGPGEGYGLNLIKEKCTDIYAIDKANYAVKELTSKFPEATIIKQKVPPLPQIKNESLDFVICFQVIEHIRNDLNFLKEIHKKLKPGGTLFLTTPNIEQSVARNPWHYREYKHKELEKLLNSIFNSVIIKGIKGNELSTKYYTENKKRVQKILKWDFLRLEKKLPSLLLKIPYEVLNRINRKKLLNNHKDLVHKISSKDYILTDKCDSNSLDFFCIIQK, from the coding sequence TTGGCCTTATTAATTAAGTATATGTTCTTTTTTTCTACAGAAGTAACCTCTTCAAAAATATCATCAGACTCTCCTTTATACCAAAGAACAAAAAAAGCCTATGAACTCATTAAAAATGATGTTTTTGGTTCTTTACTCGAGATTGGTCCAGGCGAAGGGTATGGCCTTAATTTAATTAAAGAAAAATGTACTGACATTTATGCAATAGATAAAGCCAATTATGCTGTTAAAGAACTTACTTCTAAATTTCCAGAGGCTACTATCATTAAACAAAAAGTTCCTCCTTTACCACAAATAAAAAATGAAAGTTTAGATTTTGTTATCTGTTTTCAAGTAATTGAACATATAAGAAATGATCTTAATTTTTTAAAAGAGATTCATAAAAAACTAAAACCAGGAGGTACTTTGTTTTTAACTACTCCAAATATTGAGCAATCGGTAGCTAGAAACCCTTGGCACTACAGAGAATATAAACATAAAGAATTAGAAAAACTTTTAAATTCAATATTCAATTCTGTCATTATAAAGGGAATTAAAGGAAATGAGCTCTCTACCAAATATTATACTGAAAATAAAAAAAGAGTACAAAAAATTTTAAAATGGGACTTTCTTCGCTTAGAAAAAAAGCTACCTTCCTTATTACTTAAAATACCTTATGAAGTACTTAATAGAATAAACAGGAAAAAACTACTTAACAATCACAAAGATTTAGTACATAAAATCTCCTCAAAGGATTATATTTTAACGGATAAATGTGATAGTAACTCACTTGATTTTTTTTGTATTATACAAAAGTAA
- a CDS encoding T9SS type A sorting domain-containing protein has protein sequence MNKKLLLIGFLLLCFTRGYAQTLNQTSGTGSGVSISSGDYNTMYGDSTGSALTSAHYTTFLGYRAGRYNTTSESTFIGYMAGYSNTTGFDNTFIGMEAGRYHTTGGDNVYIGTEAGENSTTGYDNVFVGEEAGTKTTTGYENVFIGEDAGFSNTTGYRNTFVGNEAGISSGTGYRNTGVGDEALSDVSEGHHNSAFGDSAGIDVNKGVYNTMIGAASGVATEHADFNTFVGARSGWDNNRTNSTTNANRNTYVGYETGFTNREGEDNVGMGAYSDYNNTRRYRTTFIGAGIDVDNNDVIIMGYSGYNNAQYSISIGNNHDMRGNNAVGIGNSLNMNANADYSVGFGDQTNISQSYAVGIGNSVDIDNKNSVAIGSGSIIKNDGAIVIGFGAASNDLIDNTGGALDATNNIALGYNAIVSGDNSVAIGNAATAAIANTMVLGGATNPLSVGIGTDSPNAKAALELSGTNKGLLFNRLTTAQKTTLGNGLTTTHNGLTVYDTEENLLYVWNGTAWNSLLSDNLGNHTASATLNMEDNIIRFNYGATNGIEFNSSERYKISYGNGTNFNYGPVTGVSIKNTMSTSTANGWTWGPYNGAPVAAISTQGKLQIANSLNIAGNYEFPIIDGTSSQVLVTDGSGALTWATQTDAQSLSLTTNTLGISGNASTVDLSGYLDNTDAQDLSLSSNTLSLTNDGTSVDLSGYLDNTDAQSLSLTTNTLGISGNASTVDLSGYLDNTDAQDLSLSSNTLSLTNDGTSVDLSGYLDNTDAQSLSFSGTTLSIANGNSVNLSGLQDGTGTDAQSLSLATNTLSISGNASTVDLSGYLDNTDAQDLSLSSNTLSLTNDGTSVDLSGYLDNTDAQDLSLSSNTLSLTNDGTSVDLSGYLDNTDAQSLSFSGTTLSIANGNSVNLSGLQDGTGTDAQSLSLATNTLSISGNASTVDLSGYLDNTDAQDLSLSSNTLSLTNDGTSVDLSGYLDNTDAQSLSFSGTTLSIANGNSVNLSGLQDGTGTDAQSLSLATNTLSISGNASTVDLSRYLDNTDAQDLSLSSNTLSLTNDGTSVDLSGYLDNTDAQTVSLAGTTLSIANGNSVDLSVLQDGTGTDAQTVSLAGTTLSIVNGNSVDLSSLQDGTGTDSQTVSLAGTMLSIANGNSVDLSSLQDGTGTDSQTVSLAGTTLTISNGNSVDLSSLGGGVGSDSQDLSLSGTTLNITNGASVDLSSLQDGTGTDSQTVSLAGTTLSIANGNSVDLSSLQDGTGTDSQTVSLTGTTLNISNGNSVDLSSLGGGVGSDSQDLSLSGTTLNITNGASVDLSSLQDGTGTDSQTVSLAGTTLSIANGNSVDLSSLQDGTGTDSQTVSLTGTTLNISNGNSVDLSSLGGGVGSDSQDLSLSGTTLNITNGASVDLSSLQDGTGTDAQTVSLAGTTLSIANGNSVDLSSLQDGTGTDNQTVSLTGTTLNISNGNSVDLSSLGGGVGSDSQDLSLSGTTLNITNGSSVDLSVLQDGTGTDNQTLSLTGNNLTIAGGNTIDLSSYVSSDNQNLTSASLSGNTLTIGIENGSSVNVDLSSLISTLETKVSEQQTKIDNLISRVETIEACACEGTLSSGSVATKKETPILYQNIPNPFNGTTSIKYYVPSKYEKAAVVFSNSSGQVIDTVHLTKFGENELYFNSSSLASGVYYYTLYIESHKVDTKKMIIE, from the coding sequence ATGAATAAAAAGTTACTTCTAATTGGGTTTCTACTTCTTTGTTTTACAAGGGGTTATGCTCAAACACTTAATCAAACATCAGGTACAGGTTCAGGTGTAAGTATTTCATCAGGAGATTATAATACGATGTATGGTGATAGTACAGGTTCTGCTCTTACATCAGCACACTATACTACATTTTTAGGGTATAGGGCAGGTAGATATAATACAACCTCTGAAAGTACATTTATAGGGTATATGGCAGGGTATTCTAATACAACAGGTTTTGATAATACATTTATAGGAATGGAAGCTGGAAGGTACCATACAACTGGAGGAGATAATGTTTATATTGGAACTGAAGCAGGAGAAAACTCAACTACTGGATATGATAATGTATTTGTAGGTGAAGAAGCTGGAACAAAAACCACTACAGGATATGAAAATGTATTTATTGGTGAGGATGCAGGATTCTCCAATACAACAGGGTATAGAAATACATTTGTAGGTAATGAAGCTGGTATTTCATCTGGAACAGGATATCGTAATACAGGTGTTGGAGATGAAGCATTATCAGATGTTAGTGAAGGACATCATAATTCTGCATTTGGAGATTCAGCAGGTATTGATGTAAATAAAGGTGTCTATAACACTATGATAGGAGCCGCTTCTGGAGTTGCTACTGAGCATGCAGATTTTAATACTTTTGTAGGAGCACGATCTGGTTGGGATAATAATAGAACAAATTCTACTACTAATGCTAATAGAAATACGTATGTTGGTTATGAAACAGGATTTACCAATCGAGAGGGCGAAGATAATGTAGGTATGGGAGCATATTCTGATTATAATAATACTCGACGATATAGAACAACATTTATTGGTGCAGGAATTGATGTAGATAACAATGATGTTATTATAATGGGGTACAGTGGTTATAACAATGCTCAGTATAGTATTTCTATTGGTAATAACCATGATATGCGTGGTAATAATGCTGTTGGTATAGGAAATTCATTAAATATGAATGCTAATGCTGATTATTCAGTAGGTTTTGGAGATCAAACAAATATTTCACAATCCTATGCAGTAGGTATAGGTAATAGTGTAGATATAGATAATAAAAATTCTGTAGCTATCGGATCTGGGTCAATTATTAAAAATGACGGAGCTATTGTTATTGGTTTTGGAGCAGCTTCAAATGACTTAATTGATAATACTGGAGGTGCATTAGATGCAACAAATAATATAGCATTAGGGTACAATGCTATTGTTAGTGGAGATAACTCAGTAGCTATAGGTAATGCAGCTACAGCGGCAATTGCAAATACCATGGTTTTAGGAGGAGCTACAAATCCATTAAGTGTAGGTATTGGTACAGATTCACCTAATGCAAAAGCAGCCTTAGAACTTTCAGGGACCAATAAAGGATTATTATTTAATAGACTTACAACTGCACAAAAAACTACATTAGGAAACGGTTTAACAACTACTCATAATGGACTTACAGTATATGATACTGAAGAAAATTTATTATATGTATGGAATGGAACAGCATGGAATAGTTTATTATCTGATAATTTAGGAAATCATACAGCATCAGCTACTCTAAATATGGAAGATAATATTATTCGTTTCAATTATGGGGCAACTAATGGTATTGAATTTAATTCGAGTGAACGTTATAAAATATCTTATGGAAACGGAACCAATTTTAATTATGGTCCAGTTACAGGGGTGAGTATCAAAAATACGATGAGTACTTCAACTGCTAATGGTTGGACTTGGGGGCCTTATAACGGAGCACCAGTAGCAGCAATTAGTACACAAGGAAAACTACAAATAGCAAATAGCCTGAATATAGCTGGTAATTATGAATTTCCTATTATTGATGGAACTTCAAGTCAGGTATTAGTAACAGATGGTTCAGGTGCATTAACTTGGGCAACTCAAACTGATGCTCAATCACTTTCTTTAACAACAAATACATTAGGTATTTCTGGGAATGCATCTACGGTAGATTTATCTGGATACCTAGACAATACGGATGCTCAAGATTTATCATTAAGTAGTAACACATTAAGTTTAACAAATGATGGTACAAGTGTAGACTTATCAGGATATTTAGATAATACCGATGCTCAATCACTTTCTTTAACAACAAATACATTAGGTATTTCTGGGAATGCATCAACAGTAGATTTATCAGGATATTTAGACAATACGGATGCTCAAGATTTATCATTAAGTAGTAATACTTTAAGTTTAACAAACGATGGAACAAGTGTAGATTTATCAGGATATTTAGATAATACTGATGCACAATCACTTTCATTTTCAGGAACAACCTTAAGTATAGCAAATGGAAATAGTGTTAATTTATCAGGATTACAAGATGGAACAGGAACAGATGCTCAATCACTTTCTTTAGCAACTAATACATTAAGCATATCTGGTAATGCATCAACAGTAGATTTATCTGGATATTTAGACAATACGGATGCTCAAGATTTATCATTAAGTAGTAATACTTTAAGTTTAACAAACGATGGAACAAGTGTAGATTTATCAGGATATTTAGACAATACGGATGCTCAAGATTTATCATTAAGTAGTAATACCTTAAGCTTAACAAATGATGGTACAAGTGTAGATTTATCAGGATATTTAGATAATACTGATGCACAATCACTTTCATTTTCAGGAACAACCTTAAGTATAGCAAATGGAAATAGTGTTAATTTATCAGGATTACAAGATGGAACAGGGACAGATGCACAATCACTTTCTTTAGCAACTAATACATTAAGCATATCTGGTAATGCATCAACAGTAGATTTATCAGGATATTTAGACAATACGGATGCTCAAGATTTATCATTAAGTAGTAATACTTTAAGTTTAACAAATGATGGTACAAGTGTAGATTTATCAGGATATTTAGATAATACTGATGCACAATCACTTTCATTTTCAGGAACAACCTTAAGTATAGCAAATGGAAATAGTGTTAATTTATCAGGATTACAAGATGGAACAGGAACAGATGCACAATCACTTTCTTTAGCAACTAATACATTAAGCATATCTGGTAATGCATCAACAGTAGATTTATCAAGATATTTAGACAATACGGATGCTCAAGACTTATCATTAAGTAGTAATACTTTAAGTTTAACAAACGATGGAACAAGTGTAGATTTATCAGGATATTTAGATAATACCGATGCTCAAACAGTTTCATTAGCAGGAACTACATTAAGTATTGCAAATGGAAACAGTGTAGATTTATCTGTTTTACAAGATGGAACAGGAACCGATGCTCAAACAGTTTCATTAGCAGGAACTACATTAAGTATAGTAAATGGAAACAGTGTAGATTTATCAAGTTTACAAGATGGAACAGGAACGGATAGCCAAACAGTTTCATTAGCAGGTACTATGTTAAGTATAGCGAATGGAAATAGTGTAGATTTATCAAGTTTACAAGATGGAACTGGAACAGATAGTCAAACAGTTTCATTAGCAGGAACTACATTAACTATATCAAATGGTAACAGTGTTGATTTATCTAGTTTAGGTGGAGGAGTAGGAAGTGATTCACAAGATTTAAGTTTAAGTGGAACAACTTTAAATATCACCAATGGAGCAAGTGTTGATTTATCAAGTTTACAAGATGGAACAGGAACAGATAGCCAAACAGTTTCATTAGCAGGAACTACATTAAGTATAGCAAATGGAAACAGTGTAGATTTATCAAGTTTACAAGATGGAACTGGAACAGATTCACAAACAGTTTCATTAACAGGAACTACATTAAATATTTCAAACGGAAACAGTGTAGATTTATCTAGTTTAGGTGGAGGAGTAGGAAGTGATTCACAAGATTTAAGTTTAAGTGGAACAACTTTAAATATCACCAATGGAGCAAGTGTTGATTTATCAAGTTTACAAGATGGAACAGGAACAGATAGCCAAACAGTTTCATTAGCAGGAACTACATTAAGTATAGCAAATGGAAACAGTGTTGATTTATCAAGTTTACAAGATGGAACAGGAACAGATAGCCAAACAGTTTCATTAACAGGAACTACATTAAATATTTCAAACGGAAACAGTGTAGATTTATCAAGTTTAGGTGGAGGAGTAGGAAGTGATTCACAAGATTTAAGTTTAAGTGGAACAACTTTAAATATCACCAATGGAGCAAGTGTAGATTTATCTAGTTTACAGGATGGAACTGGAACCGATGCTCAAACAGTTTCATTAGCAGGAACTACATTAAGTATAGCAAATGGAAACAGTGTAGATTTATCAAGTTTACAGGATGGAACAGGAACTGATAACCAAACAGTTTCATTAACAGGAACTACATTAAATATTTCAAACGGAAACAGTGTAGATTTATCTAGTTTAGGTGGAGGAGTAGGAAGTGATTCACAAGATTTAAGTTTAAGTGGAACTACTTTAAATATAACTAATGGATCGAGTGTGGATTTATCTGTTTTACAAGATGGAACAGGAACCGATAACCAAACACTTTCATTAACAGGAAATAATTTGACTATTGCCGGAGGTAATACAATCGATTTATCATCTTATGTTAGTTCTGATAATCAGAATTTAACATCAGCTTCATTGTCTGGTAATACATTAACTATCGGCATTGAGAATGGGTCTTCTGTTAATGTTGATTTATCATCTTTAATATCTACATTAGAAACTAAAGTTTCAGAACAACAAACTAAAATTGATAATTTAATATCTAGAGTAGAAACGATTGAGGCTTGTGCTTGTGAAGGAACTTTAAGCTCAGGAAGTGTAGCAACAAAAAAAGAGACTCCTATTTTATACCAAAATATACCTAATCCTTTTAATGGTACAACTTCAATAAAGTATTACGTACCTAGTAAGTATGAAAAAGCAGCTGTTGTGTTTAGTAATTCATCAGGACAGGTTATTGATACGGTTCATTTAACAAAATTTGGAGAAAATGAACTGTATTTTAATAGTTCATCACTTGCCTCTGGAGTTTATTATTATACTCTTTATATTGAAAGTCATAAAGTAGATACTAAGAAAATGATAATAGAGTAA
- a CDS encoding DUF2723 domain-containing protein, with translation MKSNQTIVSWGLFLISFIIYAICIPNSITFWDSPEFVVSNYSLQTTHPAGAPFYTLLNNVLIGVFFFIKPVIVSNLFSSLFGALSVVYLFKIITIFSVKVTPNQESIIHHIAGVIGSLSFAFCHSFWVASTETEVYTLSFFLLILIFWLLLKWEGTNNLNQEKKLLLVIFLLLGISLGVHLINLAIIIPLTLIFFNKKFGFTTKHILLSLFIGLALFFIFLTVLFQGTISLLSSLDIWMVNSLNSPVNFGATSGYIIIIFSVILSVFISHKFRKLTLTYTLLCLLMFYIGFSSYIMPLVRSQVNTAISNTTLTTSSLLKYIRAEQFGISNIPLLKGSSFNAPLNSNTPFLNGKPKFRYNTIKKKYTIIDDGKNSVLNYDKKFDLLFPRVFHKNAINKEAYKTWATIKGTPVFLPNLKQTVNKPTFLENLSFFYNYQVNWLYLRYLFQNFVGIQNTFKGTGNITKGNWASGFNFIDKNRIGDQSVIPQYFKNLNSKTLFYGFPFLLGLIGLYKLRKQKVYFLTSILLFLTFGVGITIYVNPVPQSILIRERDYIFAGSFIFFCIWIGLSVNSLFSLFNFIKNEKKRIITIGVITLFVSPIQLLAKGFDNHYRKKETFAFELGKAYLDGCPNQAILITNFDNMTFPLWYLQEVENYRTDVRIINFDQLQLDWYAQKLKVKINKSKPITLSLNDDFINSKFDSEIPLNKITNKYFNLKKAGTFLNNPKNKITLQGNSFYTMPTENLILPIRKNISLIGSNIKNLDTLKWSYKKNIYYKNELILLDIIGNNLKDRPICFAENGDKKHFLGLNNYLIQKGIVFELLPLIRTKKELNPKIVDTKTSFNNLVTSPPFKVLNNIDSKITDESVYISKRVLRRSYYFLAQSLIEEKNIKQAESTLNYCIKTIPNQTIPFHEFGFAIGKLYYRINKKEKGFQICSTAIKNIEDELKWILSFNPPRPIINVRYANGLMKRYEQMIFQIKDYNIAYYTKKNTELNQIKKQLKTWQLKNWPY, from the coding sequence GTGAAATCTAACCAAACAATTGTAAGCTGGGGATTATTTTTAATCTCTTTTATTATTTACGCTATTTGCATTCCAAATTCAATAACTTTTTGGGATAGCCCAGAATTTGTCGTTTCTAATTACTCTTTACAAACAACACACCCTGCTGGTGCACCATTTTACACCCTTTTAAATAATGTTTTAATTGGAGTCTTTTTCTTTATTAAGCCAGTTATTGTTTCCAATTTATTCTCATCTCTTTTTGGTGCTTTATCTGTTGTATATTTATTTAAAATAATTACAATATTCTCTGTAAAAGTAACACCTAATCAGGAAAGTATAATTCATCATATTGCTGGAGTTATTGGGTCCTTATCTTTTGCCTTTTGTCATAGTTTTTGGGTTGCTTCTACAGAAACAGAAGTATATACTTTATCTTTTTTCTTATTGATTTTAATTTTTTGGTTACTTTTAAAATGGGAAGGAACTAATAATCTAAATCAAGAAAAAAAATTGCTGCTAGTTATTTTTCTATTGTTAGGTATTTCTCTTGGGGTTCACCTCATTAATTTAGCTATAATAATTCCATTAACTCTTATTTTTTTTAATAAAAAGTTTGGGTTTACCACAAAACACATACTCCTTTCTTTATTTATCGGATTAGCTTTATTCTTTATTTTTCTAACAGTACTATTTCAAGGAACTATTTCTCTTTTATCTTCTTTAGATATTTGGATGGTTAATTCATTAAATTCTCCAGTTAACTTTGGGGCTACTTCTGGTTATATAATCATCATATTTAGTGTTATTTTAAGTGTTTTTATAAGTCATAAGTTTAGAAAACTTACACTTACTTATACTTTACTCTGTTTACTAATGTTTTATATTGGATTTTCTTCATATATAATGCCTTTAGTAAGATCACAAGTAAATACTGCAATATCTAATACAACTTTAACCACTTCAAGTTTATTAAAATATATTAGAGCTGAACAATTTGGTATTTCTAATATTCCATTATTAAAAGGTTCTTCTTTCAATGCCCCTTTGAATAGTAATACTCCTTTTTTAAACGGAAAACCTAAATTTAGATATAATACAATAAAAAAAAAATACACAATTATTGATGATGGTAAGAACAGTGTTCTTAATTATGATAAAAAATTTGACTTATTATTTCCAAGAGTTTTTCATAAAAACGCTATTAATAAAGAAGCATATAAAACTTGGGCAACAATAAAAGGAACTCCTGTTTTTTTACCTAATTTAAAGCAAACAGTTAACAAACCAACTTTTTTGGAAAACTTATCATTTTTTTATAATTATCAAGTAAACTGGTTATATCTAAGATATTTATTTCAAAATTTTGTTGGGATTCAAAATACTTTTAAAGGAACCGGAAATATAACAAAAGGAAACTGGGCTTCAGGGTTCAACTTTATTGATAAAAATAGAATTGGAGATCAATCGGTTATTCCACAATATTTTAAAAACTTAAATAGTAAAACTCTTTTTTATGGATTTCCTTTTTTACTTGGTCTAATAGGTTTATATAAACTTCGTAAACAAAAAGTTTACTTTTTAACTTCTATCCTTTTATTTTTAACTTTTGGTGTAGGAATAACAATTTATGTTAACCCTGTTCCCCAAAGTATACTAATTAGAGAAAGAGATTATATCTTTGCAGGTTCATTCATTTTTTTCTGCATATGGATAGGTCTATCTGTTAATAGTTTATTCTCTTTATTTAATTTTATAAAAAATGAAAAAAAGAGAATTATAACAATTGGAGTTATCACTTTATTTGTGTCTCCTATTCAATTACTCGCCAAAGGATTTGATAATCATTATAGAAAAAAAGAAACGTTTGCTTTTGAGCTTGGAAAAGCATATTTGGATGGATGCCCAAATCAGGCTATTTTGATAACAAACTTTGACAACATGACTTTTCCTCTTTGGTATTTACAAGAAGTAGAGAATTATAGAACAGATGTTAGAATTATAAATTTTGATCAATTACAACTTGATTGGTATGCTCAAAAATTAAAAGTAAAAATTAATAAATCAAAACCAATTACTCTATCTCTTAATGATGATTTTATTAACTCTAAATTTGACAGTGAAATACCTTTAAATAAGATAACTAATAAGTATTTCAATTTAAAAAAGGCTGGTACTTTTTTAAACAATCCTAAAAATAAAATAACACTTCAAGGAAATAGTTTTTATACTATGCCTACAGAAAATCTTATTTTACCTATCCGTAAAAACATATCTCTAATTGGGTCAAATATTAAAAATTTAGACACTTTAAAATGGTCTTATAAAAAAAACATCTATTATAAGAATGAACTTATACTATTAGATATTATAGGAAATAACCTTAAGGATCGTCCTATTTGCTTCGCCGAGAATGGTGACAAAAAACATTTTTTAGGGCTTAATAATTATTTAATACAAAAAGGAATTGTTTTTGAATTACTTCCTTTAATAAGAACTAAAAAAGAATTAAACCCGAAAATTGTAGATACTAAAACATCTTTTAACAACTTAGTTACTTCTCCCCCTTTTAAAGTGTTAAATAATATTGACTCTAAAATAACTGATGAATCTGTTTATATATCTAAAAGAGTTTTGAGAAGATCTTATTATTTTTTAGCCCAATCATTAATTGAAGAAAAAAATATTAAACAAGCTGAAAGTACATTAAATTATTGCATTAAAACAATTCCTAACCAAACAATACCTTTTCATGAATTTGGATTTGCAATTGGAAAACTTTATTACAGAATTAATAAAAAAGAAAAAGGATTTCAAATTTGTTCTACTGCTATTAAAAACATTGAAGATGAACTTAAATGGATACTTTCTTTTAATCCTCCGAGACCAATTATTAATGTAAGGTATGCTAATGGGTTAATGAAACGTTACGAACAAATGATTTTTCAAATAAAAGATTATAACATTGCATATTATACTAAAAAAAATACTGAATTAAATCAAATTAAAAAGCAATTAAAAACCTGGCAACTTAAAAATTGGCCTTATTAA
- a CDS encoding carbon-nitrogen hydrolase family protein, with product MNTENILKIGMAQISPVWLNKSKTIEKIKDSINKAGNSNCELLVFGEALLPGYPFWLSMTNGSEFNSTVQKEIHAHYIRNSIQIESGELDEICSLAKKNNVAIYLGIIERAKNRGGHSLYCSLVYIDSEGEIKSVHRKLQPTFEERLTWSPGDGNGLRVHDLKKFSVGGLNCWENWMPLARTALYGMGENLHIAVWPGSDTNTKDITKFIAKESRSFVVSVSSLMKIEDFPKGTPHLEEILKNSPNILANGGSCIAGPDGEWVVAPVINKEGIITAEIDFNRVLEERQNFDSVGHYSRPDITKLTINRERQSVINIID from the coding sequence ATGAATACAGAAAATATACTCAAAATAGGAATGGCTCAAATTTCGCCAGTTTGGTTAAATAAATCAAAAACTATTGAAAAAATAAAAGACTCTATTAACAAAGCTGGAAATTCAAATTGTGAACTTCTAGTATTTGGAGAAGCACTTCTTCCTGGTTACCCTTTTTGGTTATCAATGACAAATGGTTCAGAATTTAATTCTACCGTTCAAAAAGAAATACATGCCCATTATATAAGAAACTCTATTCAAATTGAATCAGGAGAATTGGATGAAATTTGTAGTCTTGCAAAAAAGAATAATGTTGCCATATATTTAGGAATAATAGAACGTGCCAAAAACAGAGGTGGCCATAGTTTATATTGTTCTTTAGTATATATAGACTCTGAAGGTGAAATTAAATCTGTACATAGAAAACTACAACCAACTTTTGAAGAACGATTAACTTGGTCACCAGGTGATGGTAATGGATTAAGAGTTCATGATTTAAAAAAATTCTCTGTTGGTGGTTTAAACTGTTGGGAAAACTGGATGCCATTAGCAAGAACTGCACTATATGGTATGGGAGAAAATTTACATATTGCTGTTTGGCCAGGATCTGACACTAACACAAAAGATATTACTAAATTTATAGCTAAAGAATCTCGATCTTTTGTAGTATCAGTTTCTAGTTTAATGAAAATTGAAGATTTTCCTAAAGGCACACCACATTTAGAAGAAATACTTAAAAACTCACCTAACATTTTAGCTAATGGTGGATCATGCATAGCAGGACCTGATGGTGAATGGGTTGTTGCTCCAGTTATAAATAAAGAGGGAATAATCACAGCTGAAATTGACTTTAATAGAGTACTGGAAGAAAGACAAAACTTTGATTCTGTTGGACATTATTCTAGACCAGATATAACAAAACTTACCATTAATAGAGAAAGACAATCTGTAATTAATATTATAGATTAA